The following are from one region of the Microbacterium sp. cx-55 genome:
- a CDS encoding LCP family protein, with product MTSAARPRGAGASSRSVVNPYPLRYPDSSSRAGMTRRAWWLVGMNILVPGSAQVLAGNRRLGRIGLGATLFLWGVVIVGGAIALLSPSAIIGIAAATWIPEWLSALRSLPLLIAQGVLLLYGVLWAVLTIDTLRLVRFVKIEPWARIGTGIVAIVVMVLSTGGAVYASNATGAVRDTLSSVFTQSGPAIPPVDGYYNILLLGADSGEGRDSMRFDSISVVSVNADTGAVSIFGIPRDMPNFPFAPGPMQDKYPDGHESHDSKTCGWGSGINQLRTEVEVCQDGNELYPDAVDNGSEPGVEATKDAAEGILGIEIPYYAFIDMDGFAALVDALGGVNITVTERLPEGGGPAYAGQPAEDWAIGWIEAGEQHMDGNTAQWYARSRYTTNDWDRMRRQRELQEAILAQATPANVLTRFQEVATAGQHLVKTDIPQSMLGYFVELAMKAKEQPVTTVEMTPATGIDDRNPDYAHVQELVQQTLHPVAATETPAG from the coding sequence GTGACGAGCGCCGCTCGTCCGCGCGGTGCCGGTGCTTCATCGCGGAGCGTCGTCAACCCGTATCCGCTCCGCTATCCCGACAGCTCGTCGCGCGCGGGCATGACGCGCCGCGCGTGGTGGCTCGTCGGGATGAACATCCTCGTTCCGGGGTCGGCGCAGGTTCTCGCCGGTAATCGGCGTCTCGGTCGCATCGGTCTCGGTGCGACGCTGTTCCTCTGGGGCGTCGTGATCGTCGGCGGCGCGATCGCGCTGCTGTCGCCGAGCGCGATCATCGGGATCGCTGCTGCGACGTGGATTCCGGAGTGGCTGAGCGCGCTCCGCAGCCTGCCTCTTCTCATCGCTCAGGGGGTGCTGCTGCTGTACGGCGTGCTCTGGGCGGTGCTCACCATCGACACGCTGCGGCTCGTGCGGTTCGTGAAGATCGAGCCGTGGGCGCGGATCGGCACCGGAATCGTCGCGATCGTCGTGATGGTGCTGAGCACCGGCGGCGCCGTCTACGCGTCGAACGCGACGGGGGCCGTCCGCGACACGCTCAGCTCCGTCTTCACCCAGTCCGGCCCCGCGATCCCGCCGGTCGACGGGTACTACAACATCCTGCTGCTCGGCGCCGACAGCGGCGAGGGGCGCGATTCGATGCGCTTCGACAGCATTTCCGTGGTCTCCGTCAACGCCGACACGGGCGCCGTCAGCATCTTCGGCATCCCGCGCGACATGCCGAACTTCCCCTTCGCTCCGGGTCCGATGCAAGACAAGTACCCCGACGGTCATGAGAGCCACGACAGCAAGACCTGCGGCTGGGGGAGTGGCATCAACCAGCTCCGCACCGAGGTCGAGGTGTGCCAGGACGGCAACGAGCTGTATCCGGATGCGGTGGACAACGGCTCCGAGCCCGGTGTCGAGGCGACGAAGGACGCGGCCGAAGGCATTCTCGGCATCGAGATCCCGTACTACGCGTTCATCGATATGGATGGTTTCGCGGCGCTCGTCGATGCCCTCGGGGGTGTGAACATCACCGTGACCGAGCGGCTTCCCGAGGGTGGCGGCCCGGCGTACGCGGGGCAGCCGGCCGAGGACTGGGCCATCGGCTGGATCGAGGCCGGCGAGCAGCACATGGACGGCAACACCGCGCAGTGGTATGCCCGATCTCGGTACACGACGAACGACTGGGATCGGATGCGGCGCCAGCGCGAACTGCAGGAGGCGATCCTCGCGCAGGCGACGCCGGCGAACGTCCTGACCCGCTTCCAGGAAGTCGCGACGGCCGGGCAGCACCTGGTCAAGACCGATATTCCGCAGTCGATGCTCGGCTACTTCGTCGAACTCGCGATGAAGGCGAAAGAGCAGCCGGTCACCACGGTCGAGATGACGCCCGCGACGGGGATCGACGATCGCAACCCCGACTACGCGCACGTGCAGGAGCTCGTGCAGCAGACGCTGCATCCGGTCGCGGCAACGGAGACTCCCGCGGGCTGA
- a CDS encoding glycosyltransferase, giving the protein MTVSLRVVLDQLVDVVDADVAEAETQIARALVATAPRGCVVEAIVPAGSEGSVPDAAAVAEVTKAPLTRAKLSAAWQLGIAPGLNRGLIHAPSLMAPLVRHDRVNDNDQTVITVWDLCAWEVPDAMPRGAVAWHRSMVKRAEKYADAVIVPAHALAERLSEASPKLHSRIRVIPGAAPLGFAVPSDAVGRRRELMLPDELIVLAGGRCDDAALAAGLAAIASLGDEHAVVVLDIAEGGESRVEDLAAAAGLRAEVVHSQASLSPADRAAVFGAALAVVAPSALTAFPWRVVEAMALGVPVVAVASPIHQEILLDGGSLAPAEGLGEALAEVLSTDANRRRASVRAADRGKAFAWRDHAERVWALHAEL; this is encoded by the coding sequence GTGACCGTCTCTCTGCGCGTGGTGCTCGACCAGCTCGTCGACGTCGTCGACGCGGACGTGGCGGAGGCCGAAACGCAGATCGCCCGTGCACTCGTGGCTACCGCGCCCCGGGGCTGCGTCGTCGAGGCGATCGTGCCGGCCGGGTCGGAGGGATCGGTTCCGGATGCGGCGGCCGTCGCCGAGGTGACGAAGGCGCCGCTCACGCGTGCCAAGCTGTCGGCCGCGTGGCAGCTCGGGATTGCCCCGGGCCTGAATCGCGGGCTCATCCACGCGCCCTCGCTGATGGCGCCCCTCGTGCGGCACGACCGTGTGAACGACAACGATCAGACGGTCATTACGGTCTGGGATCTGTGCGCGTGGGAGGTGCCGGACGCGATGCCGCGGGGCGCGGTCGCGTGGCATCGGTCGATGGTGAAGCGTGCGGAGAAGTACGCCGATGCCGTGATCGTGCCCGCCCACGCTCTTGCCGAGCGGCTCTCCGAGGCATCGCCGAAGCTGCACTCCCGCATCCGTGTGATTCCCGGCGCCGCGCCGCTCGGGTTCGCCGTGCCCTCGGATGCGGTCGGTCGTCGTCGCGAGCTGATGCTGCCCGATGAGCTGATCGTGCTCGCCGGTGGTCGCTGCGATGATGCCGCGCTGGCCGCGGGCCTGGCCGCGATCGCATCGCTGGGCGATGAGCATGCGGTGGTCGTGCTCGATATCGCCGAGGGTGGAGAGTCGCGGGTGGAGGACCTCGCCGCGGCCGCGGGCCTTCGCGCCGAGGTCGTGCATTCGCAGGCTTCGCTGTCGCCCGCGGATCGTGCCGCCGTCTTCGGTGCGGCCCTCGCCGTCGTGGCCCCCTCCGCGTTGACCGCGTTCCCGTGGCGTGTGGTGGAAGCGATGGCGCTCGGGGTTCCCGTCGTCGCGGTCGCGTCGCCGATCCACCAGGAGATTCTGCTCGACGGCGGCTCGCTCGCGCCGGCGGAAGGCCTGGGCGAAGCGCTCGCCGAAGTGCTGTCGACCGACGCGAATCGACGACGCGCATCGGTGCGTGCCGCCGACCGCGGCAAGGCGTTCGCGTGGCGCGACCACGCCGAGCGCGTGTGGGCGCTGCACGCCGAGCTGTAG
- the purE gene encoding 5-(carboxyamino)imidazole ribonucleotide mutase, whose amino-acid sequence MGSDSDWRVMSAASEALTEFGVPHEVEVVSAHRTPDKLHRYGRDARARGLKVIVAGAGGAAHLPGMLASVTPLPVIGVPVPLATLDGLDSLLSIVQMPAGIPVATVSIGGAKNAGLLAARILAVADSALADRIEAYARELEDVVEQKNQRLKDSL is encoded by the coding sequence ATGGGTTCTGATTCCGATTGGCGCGTCATGAGCGCGGCCTCCGAGGCGCTGACCGAGTTCGGCGTGCCGCACGAGGTCGAGGTCGTTTCCGCCCACCGCACGCCCGACAAGCTGCACCGGTACGGCCGTGATGCGCGCGCCCGCGGACTCAAGGTCATCGTCGCCGGAGCCGGCGGCGCTGCGCACCTTCCCGGGATGCTGGCATCGGTGACGCCGCTGCCGGTCATCGGTGTGCCCGTGCCGCTCGCAACTCTCGACGGACTGGATTCGCTTCTCAGCATCGTGCAGATGCCGGCGGGGATTCCGGTGGCGACCGTGTCGATCGGCGGCGCGAAGAACGCGGGGCTGCTGGCCGCCCGCATCCTCGCGGTCGCGGACTCCGCGCTCGCGGATCGCATCGAAGCGTACGCGCGGGAGCTCGAAGACGTCGTCGAGCAGAAGAACCAGCGTCTGAAGGATTCCCTGTGA